The Plasmodium brasilianum strain Bolivian I chromosome 14, whole genome shotgun sequence genome contains a region encoding:
- a CDS encoding hypothetical protein (conserved Plasmodium protein), whose amino-acid sequence MDGFDEAKMKQLQLLKEKMKIAKAQKGDDGNKNENVLPHDVKNVRSFETQDIKFNKIGKKNFESFSSNKKIIHIKGNRYPFQQSKSAITNFTFKTKNGTVKIGNNSNNNNDADAFDTPLTFEEVMRRKNEKKKLAFERSSQSNNDDLVSAKQMTINNEQDQKIVSDVFGGLNCDGGSNNNASNDLSGKFSGNYNSRCNGNYTSGGNDVHNKDNQSHNNSSENSKSNQLMNGCSAHNEDPSNIDMINNTNSFNINGTKNSHSFGINSLNNLFLKNVSKNEEIIIKEENMNNTFPFSRNNLSDSFADTLIRNNLSSNICNEGMSTQHFGIRNEHLNDSLNNRFNTHVVSNELKGGTIFPSSVTKVNEFSFNKTSNMTSANDKLNGTITDSCSKGSGLSGVTGVSGIGSINSDGNIGNSEINDRNMLNITNNVNCFSNMSNIFKMNNNLSSSNDLFNRPQNASSVMINRNVEESEDKYKLLNHASEISNNNNNNNNNNNNNNNNMNMNMNMNSPFTKGNNNTNLFNTRSNILDKTNGSLSSMFFGAVEGSAITNGKSIFSNESGKNIFGNESGKSIFSNESGKNIFGNESGKSIFGNESGKSIFGNESGKSIFGSESGKSIFGNSTGGADYKNLFNTSSLFSKTTGSNSLFDNVNKSPDKISNIINSQSTFVVGSNQYAKKFSEYLINTNNKLISDSYAVRANAFPSEDINRNDKGNGNSNLNVNANPNSNSNSSSNNNSNCSNNNNSNSNSNNNSNCSNNNNSNSNSNSNSNNNSSSNSNSNNNSSTSFSTSYNGLCNGSTAPINSFFNRSENLFSRENDDVNSKVHKFKNTLSNIKNMKIASLNEQVKNESKIALSSMEKNIRVDVINFNTINKEQMGNNDSNCSNDAIDKRGKSEEGGTLCSTKNGITIGDTPKNEEDMATSSGPHINVENAVNRVHSINIVRSNNNDVNQYDENRNASENNNDVNRYDENDNANRNNDNGNSVLANENSSNMCKSKEGSMDLCKTTTSFFTSLIPSFFSGSSKQNQKDLNTKLDNLNNDNNLSNLNGGGSVDIHEGTSVVLLRENNDCDEPVEEKTNENTNSSKDKELDSGLNTSFNDVEVTHFKQGKNEYEYNTFSSSYMNCIFMTSMCTTCITCTICNSCGSTNKKLRTNYFTLFVDANQKSSETNHETLSLNSMKEAPRYTNVGHTQIKDTPQEEKSSAELNGSKSELTNGEHNGRGLGEESVPKWSCNDGMGRSRISSPSSPSSRSGGKTNFTTADVLEKAHKNNHSLYDSFNLYDARALNKSLESKESNNASRPLNVNDLNTHTAFHHENKNEGEKSESQKNEAQKNTNKTITNELQNDNNIFGIFQQIPNDSLLSINSDNFQNKEDFEKFNQIYKNINCINKNINYINKYVPTTIENVNKYIDENINCSENYDRISTVNKIFLEKIQNSHNNTLQENKEMKTMINNLNKMINKNANSINGLIKYNEKNKNCGVTFNKMSSRNDEKNKTMYYGYNSIRAKNFMEGGIGTENEMVGVNINMLTPVEKIKLINETSKEISVNDEINANEMIPEHVQKIMERREYFKAKNRLQNSNDSTKKIAVKKIKPFVPSECSESFRNTFYTNENNKRNIFSLKNLSNMDVLNGSLPNSGIIDISENYLNSICINDNSDSNKNNLGSHDKKTIKWHEEFVNANTEHMKLLSNSNSVTTPLTYFNEEHSTPFKELDIINSKSKINVNSENTNARIHNNIDVLSLNTLEDSTIRTTSKQINGMCAPNNCIDRRSAIDDTRNNDVSFLLKIEKELNRQTDFISNIYTSLEKNNYIYNRHKVESRNDNSDYNNIRIIIIIRIIRIIRIIIIIIIIIINNNNNNNNNNNNNNNNNNNNNNNNNNNNNNNNNNNNNNNNNNNNNNNNNNNNNHVQAKRRMASHMGNNNMSDNELSSFDHFENEDKFFSSTQQKKKQRFERIVDSGNVDNEEEDNSLYQNADSELSQKENKCINMSHYVKEIKNSKTLSDISTNLTKYTLQSEQILCDIINDNFNMTLKPLYLHFNILHSMFLSVNIKCISSISFLHQAFVFFPSLIDGHMQTFLTLIQIYNKNNNNSDSNSNSNSNSNSNSNSNKVE is encoded by the exons GGAATAGATACCCATTCCAACAGTCAAAAAGTGCTATTacaaattttacatttaaaacaaaaaatggtACAGTCAAGATAggcaataatagtaataataataatgatgctGATGCATTTGATACACCGCTAACTTTTGAGGAGGTTATGAgaaggaaaaatgaaaagaaaaaattggcATTTGAAAGAAGCAGTCAAAGTAATAATGACGATTTGGTGAGTGCCAAGCAGATGACCATAAATAATGAACAAGATCAGAAAATTGTTTCCGATGTGTTTGGTGGATTAAATTGCGATGGCGGTAGTAACAACAATGCGAGCAATGATCTTAGCGGAAAATTTAGTGGTAATTATAACAGTAGATGCAATGGCAACTACACCAGTGGTGGTAATGATGTCCATAACAAGGACAATCAGAGCCATAATAACAGCAGTGAGAATTCCAAAAGCAACCAGCTTATGAATGGATGTTCTGCGCATAACGAGGACCCATCAAACATAGATATGATAAACAATAcaaattcatttaatataaatggtACAAAGAATTCACATTCCTTTGGTATAAATTCtttgaataatttatttttgaaaaatgttagcaaaaatgaagaaattataataaaggaagaaaatatgaataatacttttcctttttcaagGAATAATTTAAGTGATAGTTTTGCAGACACTTTGATAAGGAACAATTTGAGTAGTAACATATGTAATGAAGGAATGAGCACTCAGCATTTTGGCATTCGGAATGAGCACTTAAATGATAGCTTGAACAACAGATTTAATACCCATGTAGTAAGTAATGAACTTAAAGGTGGTACTATTTTTCCGAGCAGTGTAACCAAGGTAAACGAGTTTAGTTTTAACAAAACTTCGAATATGACTAGTGCGAATGATAAGTTGAATGGTACTATAACCGATTCGTGCAGTAAGGGCAGCGGTTTGAGCGGTGTAACCGGCGTTAGCGGCATCGGCAGCATCAACAGCGATGGAAACATTGGTAATAGTGAAATAAATGACAGAAATATGTTAAACATAACAAATAATGTTAATTGCTTTAGTAATAtgagtaatatatttaaaatgaataataactTGAGTAGTTCAAACGATTTATTTAACCGTCCACAAAATGCCAGCAGCGTGATGATTAATCGAAATGTTGAGGAGTCAGAAGATAAATATAAGCTCCTCAATCATGCGAGCGagattagtaataataataataataataataataataataataataataataataatatgaatatgaaTATGAATATGAATAGTCCTTTTACtaaaggaaataataatacaaatttattCAACACCAGAAGTAACATTTTGGATAAAACGAATGGTAGCTTAAGCAGTATGTTTTTTGGAGCTGTGGAGGGAAGTGCCATTACTAACGGAAAAAGCATATTCAGCAATGAAagtggaaaaaatatatttggaaATGAGAGTGGAAAAAGTATATTCAGCAATGAAAgcggaaaaaatatatttggaaATGAGAGTGGAAAAAGCATATTCGGCAATGAAAGCGGAAAAAGCATATTCGGCAATGAAAGCGGAAAAAGCATATTCGGTAGTGAAAGCGGCAAAAGCATATTCGGTAACAGCACAGGTGGTGCTGACTATAAGAACCTCTTCAACACAAGCAGCCTTTTTAGTAAAACAACTGGTAGTAACAGTCTTTTTGATAATGTGAACAAATCACCTGACAAAAtaagtaatattataaatagcCAAAGTACATTTGTTGTTGGTTCCAATCAATATGCTAAAAAATTTAGCGAGTACTTAATAAACACGAACAACAAATTAATAAGCGATAGCTATGCCGTCAGAGCGAATGCTTTCCCCAGTGAAGACATTAATAGAAATGACAAAGGCAATGGAAATAGTAATTTAAATGTGAATGCAAATCCaaacagtaacagtaacagtagcagtaacaataacagcAACTGtagcaataacaataacagtaacagtaacagtaacaataacagtaactgtagcaataacaataacagtaacagtaacagtaacagtaacagtaacaataacagtagcagtaacagtaacagtaacaataacagtaGCACCTCGTTTAGCACGTCATACAATGGTCTGTGCAACGGATCTACTGCTCCTATTAACAGCTTTTTTAACCGAagtgaaaatttattttcgaGGGAAAACGATGATGTGAATTCGAAGGTACATAAGTTTAAAAACACCTTGtcgaatattaaaaatatgaaaattgcTTCTTTGAATGaacaagtaaaaaatgaGAGCAAAATTGCTTTATCGtcaatggaaaaaaatataagagttgatgttattaattttaatacaatTAATAAGGAACAAATGGGAAATAATGATAGTAATTGTAGTAATGATGCTATTGACAAGAGAGGAAAGAGTGAAGAAGGAGGTACTCTCTGTTCTACCAAAAATGGTATTACCATTGGTGATACGccaaaaaatgaagaagataTGGCTACTTCATCTGGTCCTCACATAAATGTTGAAAATGCGGTAAATCGAGTCCATAGCATTAATATAGTAAGAAGTAACAACAATGATGTAAACCAGTATGATGAGAACAGAAATGCAAGTGAAAACAACAACGATGTCAACAGGTACGATGAAAACGATAATGCAAATAGAAACAATGACAATGGCAACAGCGTGCTTGCAAATGAAAACTCAAGTAACATGTGTAAAAGTAAAGAAGGTAGTATGGACCTTTGCAAAACTACGACAAGCTTCTTTACCAGTCTAATTCCATCCTTTTTTTCTGGTTCAAGCAAGCAGAACCAAAAAGATCTAAACACAAAACTGGATAATCTTAATAACgataataatttaagtaatttGAATGGAGGTGGGAGTGTAGATATTCATGAAGGTACCAGTGTTGTATTATTAAGGGAGAACAACGACTGTGATGAACCAGTTGAAGAAAAGACCAACGAGAATACAAACAGTAGTAAGGATAAAGAATTGGACAGCGGTTTGAATACCTCCTTCAATGATGTTGAAGTTACACATTTCAAGCAaggtaaaaatgaatatgaatACAATACTTTTAGCAGTTCTTACATGAATTGTATCTTCATGACTAGTATGTGTACCACGTGTATTACTTGTACTATTTGTAATAGCTGTGGTAGTA CGAACAAGAAATTACGAACGAACTATTTTACCTTATTTGTAGATGCTAACCAGAAAAGTAGTGAAACAAACCATGAAACATTATCATTAAACAGTATGAAGGAAGCACCAAGATATACGAATGTTGGACATACGCAGATAAAGGATACACCCCAGGAAGAGAAATCATCTGCTGAACTTAATGGATCAAAAAGTGAGTTAACGAATGGTGAGCATAATGGTAGAGGATTAGGGGAAGAGTCCGTCCCTAAATGGAGTTGTAATGATGGCATGGGTAGAAGTAGGATCAGCAGTCCTAGCAGTCCTAGCAGTCGAAGTGGGGGTAAAACCAATTTTACAACAGCGGACGTTTTGGAAAAAGCTCACAAGAACAACCACAGTCTATACGATTCTTTCAATTTATATGATGCACGTGCATTAAATAAATCGTTAGAGAGTAAAGAGAGTAATAATGCGAGTCGTCctttaaatgtaaatgacCTCAATACACATACGGCATTTCatcatgaaaataaaaacgaaGGGGAAAAAAGCGAAAGTCAAAAAAACGAAGcgcaaaaaaatacaaataagaCCATAACAAATGAATTgcaaaatgataataacatttttggCATATTCCAACAAATACCGAATGACAGTTTACTAAGTATAAACTCagataattttcaaaataaagaagactTCGAAAAATTCAAtcagatatataaaaacataaattgcataaataaaaatataaattatataaataaatacgtCCCAACAACAATTGAAAATGTAAACAAGTATattgatgaaaatattaactgTTCAGAAAATTATGACAGAATATCTAcggttaataaaatttttttagaaaaaattcaaaattcaCACAATAATACGCTACAAGAGaataaagaaatgaaaactatgataaataatttaaataaaatgattaacAAAAATGCTAATTCTATAAATGGattgataaaatataatgaaaagaataaaaattgtgGAGTAACTTTCAATAAAATGAGTAGCcgtaatgatgaaaaaaataaaaccatGTACTATGGCTACAATAGCATAAgagcaaaaaattttatggaaGGAGGAATAGGAACTGAGAATGAAATGGTGGGTGTTAATATAAACATGTTAACCCCTgtggaaaagataaaattaataaatgaaacaTCAAAGGAAATTTCTGTAAATGATGAAATCAATGCAAACGAAATGATACCTGAACATGTGCAGAAAATTATGGAAAGAAGAGAATATTTCAAGGCAAAAAATAGATTACAAAATAGTAATGATAGTACGAAAAAAATAGCAGTAAAGAAAATCAAACCGTTTGTTCCCTCAGAATGTAGTGAATCCTTTAGAAATACATTTTAcacaaatgaaaataataaaaggaatattttttctttaaagaATTTAAGTAACATGGATGTATTGAATGGAAGCCTTCCAAATAGTGGCATTATCGATATTAGTGAAAATTACTTGAACAGTATTtgtataaatgataatagtgatagtaataaaaacaatttggGTAGTcatgataaaaaaacaatCAAATGGCATGAAGAATTCGTAAACGCAAATACAGAACATATGAAATTGTTGAGTAACTCTAACAGTGTAACTACACCTTTAACGTATTTTAATGAAGAACATAGTACACCTTTTAAAGAGTTGGACATCATAAATAGTAAAAGCAAGATTAATGTAAACAGTGAAAATACAAATGCTCGTATTCACAATAATATTGATGTGTTGTCATTGAATACTTTAGAGGACTCTACTATAAGAACTACAAGTAAGCAAATTAATGGCATGTGCGCACCTAATAATTGTATAGACAGGAGGAGTGCTATTGATGATACAAGGAATAATGATGTTTCTTTCCTTCTCAAGATAGAAAAGGAACTAAACAGACAAACTGATTTTATTTCTAACATTTACACTAGTTTGGAAAAGaacaattatatttacaacaGACATAAGGTGGAATCGCGAAATGACAACAGCGAttacaataata taagaataataataataataagaataataagaataataagaataataataataataataataataataattaataataataataataataataataataataataataataataataataataataataataataataataataataataataataataataataataataataataataataataataataataataataataataataataataataataataataaccaTGTGCAGGCAAAAAGGAGAATGGCTAGTCACATGGGAAACAACAACATGAGTGACAACGAGTTAAGTTCTTTTGACCATTTTGAAAATGAAGACAAGTTTTTTTCATCTACtcaacaaaagaaaaaacaaaggtTTGAGCGGATTGTAGACAGTGGAAATGTAGATAATGAAGAAGAGGATAATAGTTTATATCAAAATGCAGATTCAGAATTATcacaaaaggaaaataaatgtattaatatgtCTCATTATGtcaaagaaattaaaaattcgAAAACTTTATCAGACATTTCCACCAATTTAACGAAATACACACTACAAAGTGAACAAATACTTTGTGATATaattaatgataattttaatatgacATTAAAA ccattatatttgcattttaacattttacat agTATGTTTTTaagtgtaaatataaaatgtatatcttccattt CATTTTTGCACCAAGCATTCgtcttttttccttctttgaTCGATGGACATATGCAAACGTTTTTGACccttatacaaatatataataaaaataataataacagtgaTAGCAACAGCAACAGcaacagtaacagtaacagcaACAGCAACAGTAACAAAGTAGAATAA